The window TTTCTGCCGTCAGTCAGGTTGTTGGGGTGTTGTCGGGCACTTCACGCGGAGGGCGGCCGATTACATCACGCAAATCGTCCAATTCAATGAAGTTGTCTGCCTGACGACGCAGTTCGTCTGAAATCATCGGAGGCTGGCTGCGGATAGTTGAAACCACTGACACGCGCACACCTTGTCGTTGAAGGCTTTCAACTAGTGGTCGGAAATCTCCATCACCGGAGAAAATGACGATGTGATCAAGGTGGGGAGCAAGCTCCATTGCATCGACTGCCAATTCGATGTCCATGTTGCCTTTTACTTTGCGTCGCCCCATGCTGTCGGTGTATTCTTTAGCTGCTTTGGTGACCATTGAGTAACCATTATAGTGCAGCCAATCTACCAACGGGCGGATCGGAGAATATTCATCATTCTCTAGCAAAGCAGTGTAGTAGAAAGCGCGCAAAAGCTTTCCCCGGCGCATGAACTCAGACCGCAACAGCTTGTAATCTATGTCAAAGCCAAGCGTCTTGCCTGCCGCGTAAAGATTGGAGCCGTCGATGAAGAGAGCTAGCCGCTCGTCTTTGTAAAACATATAAAGTCCTCAAATTTAGGAGCGTAGTGCAGTACATTTTCAAATACGTCAAATGGGAATTGTGGTACCGATAATCAGCTTATGGATAGTTCTTATATACTTTCGGATATTTGAACCTATCCGTAGTTTTTTCGGGCTATCCGAATAGAATGACAGGTATTGCTGGAGAATGTCATGGGGAAAATTGTTGATAGATCTGCGGCGGCAGACATCAGCTACTTGATTGCGTTGGGTTCTAACGTTGGTGTCGATGAAATCGGACCTGCCGAAGTGCTTGAACGCGCATTGATTTCCCTTCGAGACAGAGGCTTTGTGATTCGCGCCCAAAGCCGGTTTTTTCAAACACCAGCTTTTCCGGAAGGCTCTGGTCCGGATTTCGTGAATGCGGCAGCTGTGCTTGGGTCGGCGTGGTCTCCAGACCGTGCGCTGTTAGAATTGCATGCGGTCGAGGCTGATCTTGGACGGCGGCGTGAGCTTCGCTGGGGCGCACGCACGTTGGATCTGGATATGATTGCAGCGGAAGATTTGGTGTTGCCGAATGCCCAAACACACCAATACTGGCGTGAGATGCCGCTTGAGACACAAAAAAGCGCCGCGCCGGAGGAGTTGATCCTGCCTCATCCCCGTTTGGCGGAGCGTGCCTTTGTCCTGGTGCCGATGCTTGATGTCGCCCCTGATTGGCGCCATCCAGTGACCGGACTAAGCATCAAGCAGATGCATGACGCATTGCCGCAGGCGATGCGCGATGAGGTGCTTGCGCTATAATACCTGCTTGTAAATCGGGGCGAACGGGCCTAGGTAGCGTTTTCCAGCAGATATTTTATTGGAGCGTCCAATGGCCCGCGTAACCGTCGAAGATTGTGTTGATAAAGTCCCGAACCGGTTTGAGCTGGTGATGCTCGCGGCTCACCGCGCGCGTGAGATTTCCGCAGGTTCTGCTGTAACTGTAGACCGTGACAACGATAAAAACCCTGTGGTTTCGCTGCGCGAGATCGCGGATGAAACGCAGTCCGCCGATGATCTGCGCGAGCGTCTGATCGAAAGCAACCAGAACCAGATCGAAGTTGATGAGCCCGAAGAAGACGCAATGGCGATTCTTATGGGCGCCGAGCAGGACAAGCCGGAAGAAGACAGCATGTCCGAAGAAATGCTTTTGCGGCAGTTGATGGCTGCGCAAGGGCAGGGGTGATTGCGGCGGGAATGACCGTTCCGCTTGAGGGCTGAGGCAGATAATGACAACCACTGCCGATGACCTTGTCACATTGGTTCGCGGGTTCAATCCCAAAACAAACGAAGCGTCGATCCGCGCGGCATATGCCTACGGTGAGCGCATGCATGAAGGGCAGTTCCGGCACTCCGGTGAGCCCTACTTTACCCATCCTGTAGCTGTTGCCGCCATTTTGGCCTCGCAACAGCTGGATGACGCCACCATTATCACAGCACTTTTGCACGATACTATTGAAGACACGCCCGCTTCTTATGCAGAAGTGCAGGAGAAGTTTGGTAAAGAGGTCGCTGAATTGGTGGACGGGGTCACGAAGCTGACCAATCTTCAGCTGAACTCTTCCGAGACCAAGCAGGCCGAGAACTTCCGCAAGCTATTCATGGCGATGTCCAAGGATCTGCGGGTTATTCTGGTGAAGCTTTCGGACCGGTTGCACAACATGCGCACGATCAAGGCGATGCGTCCCGAAAAGCAGGCGCAGAAAGCGCGTGAAACCATGGATATCTATGCGCCTCTTGCAGGCCGAATGGGTATGCAGTGGATGCGCGAAGAGCTTGAAGATCTGGCTTTTCGGGTTCTCAACTCCGAAGCGCGCCATTCCATCATGCGCCGGTTTATCATGCTCCAGAAAGAGACCGGGGATGTCATCTCGCGGATCACGACGGATATGCGTAAGGAACTAGCCAAGGCAGGGATGGAAGCCGAGGTTTTCGGCCGTGCCAAAAAACCCTATTCGATTTGGCGTAAGATGGAAGAAAAGGAGCAGTCGTTCTCTCGGTTATCTGACATCTACGGATTTCGTGTGATTACGGACAGTGAGGAAGACTGCTACCGTGCGCTGGGTGCAATCCACCGTCGCTGGCGCGCCGTGCCGGGGCGCTTTAAAGATTATATCAGTCAGCCAAAAACGAATGGATATCGTTCCATCCATACTACGGTTTCGGGCCGTGATGGTAAGCGGGTCGAGGTGCAGATCAGGACACGCCAGATGCATGACGTCGCAGAGACAGGCGTTGCGGCGCATTGGTCCTACCGCGACGGTGTCCGCTCAAAGAACCCCTTTGCGGTTGATCCGGTTAAGTGGATTGCGCAACTGACAGAACAGTTCAACGGCGAGGACGATCACGAAGACTTCCTCGAAGCGGTCAAGCTTGAGATGTATACCGACAAGGTATTCTGCTTCACGCCCAAGGGCGAAGTGATCAAGCTGCCGCGCGGCGCCACGCCGATCGATTTCGCCTATGCCATCCACACGCGTATCGGCTCTGCCTGTGTGGGGGCCAAGATTGACGGGCTGCGCGTGCCGTTGTGGACCCGCGTGAAGAACGGTCAATCGGTTGAGATCATCACAGCTGAAGGTCAGACGCCGCAGGCCACGTGGCTGGATATCGCGACGACGGGCAAGGCCAAGACGGCCATTCGCCGCTCCTTGCGTGAAGTTGATCGCGCACGGTTTATCAAGTTGGGCCGCGAATTGGCACGGTCAGCGTTTGAACATGTTGGAAAAAGAGCAACGGACAAGGTGTTGGCGACTGCGGCGCGGGCGTTGCGTGTTGGCGGTGTGGACAACCTGTTGGAGCAACTGGGCAGTTCAAACCGCACAGGCCGCGAGGTCGTTAGCGCGGTCTACCCCGAGCTTGGTTTGGTGACCGGCGAGGAAGTGGATCGCAAGCGTGCGGTTATCGGGCTTGAACCGGGGCAATCCTTTGACCGCGCATCCTGTTGTGAGCCGCTGCCAGGCGAACGTATCGTCGGGATTACATTCCGCGGCAAGGGCGTGACCCTGCACGCGATTGATTGCGACAGATTGAGCGACTACGAAGAGCAACCTGATCGCTGGCTGGATCTACGCTGGCATGACGGCAGCCATCCCGCCGTCTACGGTGCCACCCTTGAACTGACGGTCGCAAATGACCGAGGTGTTCTGGGACGCATCTGCACCTTGATCGGTGAAGCAGGCGCAAACATCGCAGACTTGAACTTTGTTGAGCGGAAACAGGACTTTTTCCGGGTGTTGGTGCATGTTGAGTTGCGCGATGCTGCACAGCTTCATTCGCTGATGCTGACGTTGGAGGCCGAAAACGATGTCGCTGCGATCAACAGATATCGCAACGTGCATGCGGTCGGGGACAGCGTAGCGGCGGGAGGACATCTGCCGTGATCTTCAAGCGCCGTGATCCGAAATCACTTGGCCGCGCGATGGCCGAGTTTCTTTGGCCGCGCGGTGGTTGGGCGCGGGCTTTCCACTATGTCAAACACCGGATGCGCCGCTTGCCCGACAGTCCCGAGCGGATCGCCCGTGGAATATGGGCGGGGGTATTCATTACCTTCACGCCGTTGTTCGGGATGCACTTTCTGTTTGCCGTCCTGATTGCAAAGGCAATGAAGGGGAATATTCTTGCATCCCTGATGGCGACATTTGTGGGCAACCCTCTGACATTTCTGTTCATCGCGCTGTCTTCTCTAAAGTCTGGCCACTGGATATTGGGAACCGAGCTACAAGAAGGCGAATTGCGCGCGCTGAGCCGCAAGTTTTCGGATGCGGGTAGTGACCTTTGGCACAATGTCATTTCCATTTTCACATCGGACAACATGGACTGGTCAGGTCTGGCGATCTTTTCACGGGATGTCTTTTATCCCTATTTGATCGGCGGCATTGTGTCCGGTATCTTCTTCGCGACACTGGGTTATTATTTGGCTGTGCCGGTTTTGCGGGCATACCAAAAGCGTCGCAGAGGCCTGATCAAGGCAAAATTCGAGGCGCTAAAAGCAAAAACTGCCGCGAAAGCCGAAGAGAAGAAGCTGGCTGCAAAAGATAAAAAGGAAAGAGCGAATGGCTGATAAGAGCAAGCTTCGTTTGGGCGTAAATATTGACCATGTCGCAACGGTGCGTAACGCACGTGGTGGCAATACGCCTGACCCTTTGCGCGCGGCCCGTATCGCGCAAGAGGCTGGCGCGGATGGCATTACAGCACACCTGCGCGAGGACCGTCGCCACATTTCGGATGCGGACATTGAGGGCCTTATGGAAATTTTGACTGTTCCGCTGAACTTTGAAATGGCCGCTACTCAAGAGATGCAAGAAATTGCCCTGCGTCATAAGCCGCATGCGGTTTGCATTGTGCCTGAAAAGCGCGAGGAACGGACAACCGAAGGCGGTCTTGAAGTCGCGCGCGAAGAGAACCGGTTGGCCCATTTTATCGCGCCATTGCGTGAGGCAGGCAGCCGCGTGTCGATCTTCATCGCGGCAGAACAGCGCCAGATCGAGGCGGCGCACCGTATTGGTGCCCAAGTGATTGAGCTTCACTCAGGTGCGTATTGCGATGCCTACCATGAGGGCCGTTTCGAGCAGGCAGAGCTGGAATTGGGCAAGCTGCGCGACATGTCGACATTTGCGCATGATTTGGGTCTTGAGGTGCATGTCGGTCACGGTTTGACCTATGACACAGTGACCCCTGTCGCAGCCTTTCCCGAGGTGATGGAACTTAACATCGGGCATTTCCTGATCGGTGAGGCAATTTTCCTGGGACTTGAGCCTGCCATCGCTGAGATGCGCCGGTTGATGGATGAGGCGCGCGCCGTCTAAAGGTTTCGCCGACGGGTAGCTTTCTATTGAACGAGGATACGCGATGATTTTGGGCATTGGCACGGATCTGGCGAACATCGAGCGTATCCAAGGCACGCTGGACCGATTTGGCGACCGCTTTCGTAACCGTGTTTTCACGCCGATAGAGCAGGCGAAGGCCGAACGTCGTGTGGATGTTGCAGGGACCTACGCCAAACGCTGGGCCGCAAAAGAGGCGTGCTCAAAGGCACTTGGAACGGGGCTTCGTATGGGGATCAGCTGGCGCGATATGGCTGTAAGCAACTTGCATACCGGTCAGCCTGTTATGGAAGTGACGGGATGGGCTGCTGACCGACTGGCTACCATGACACCGGAGGGGCATGAGGCGATCATTCATGTGACACTGACCGACGATCACCCTTGGGCGCAGGCATTTGTCGTGATCGAGGCGCGGCAGCTCGGCTGATGCGCACCTTGACACCGCGCGCTGCCCTGCGCATGTAACCCTGACAAAACACGCTAGGAGCGCCGGATGGCCAAGACCGAAAAGACAGGCAACCCGATTGTCGAAACGATCAAGACTGTTGTCTATGCGTTGTTGATTGCAGGTGTCTTCCGCACCCTGTTTTTCCAGCCATTCTGGATACCTTCCGGCTCAATGAAAGAGACGTTGCTGATCGGTGACTTCGTTTTTGTGAACAAGATGGCGTACGGCTATTCCTATGCCTCCTGCCCAAGTGTGATCATCCCCAGTGTTGGCATAAATGTAGATGCGAAAAAGCTATGTGGCGTTTTTGACGGCGACAACACGCGCCTGTTCGGTAGCGAGCCAGAGCGCGGCGACGTGGTGGTTTTCAGGCATCCGATTTCCGGTCGCGACTATATCAAACGTTTGATCGGTTTGCCCGGTGATCAAATTCAGATCACTGACGGTATCGTCCAGATCAACGGTGTGGCCGCACCCCAAGAACCCGCGGGCAACTTCGAAGAGCTGATGGAGCTGCAGGGCCCACAAGGTCTGCGTCCACGTTGCGCCAACGGCGCAGTAGGCCAAGGTGGCATATGTAGCAAGGATCGTGCGATTGAAACCTTGCCCAACGGCGTGAGCCATGTGGTGCTTAACATCGGCCCTCAAGCCTCTGATCGCACCGGCGTCTACACGGTTCCAGAGGGTAACTACTTTTTCATGGGCGATAATCGCGATAACTCTGCTGACAGCCGTTTGGCGCAGACAGCCGGAGGCGTTGGTTTCGTGCCGTTTGAAAACCTGATTGGCCGCGCTGACCGGATTGTGTTCAGCTCTGGTGGACGTTCGATGCTGTTCTTCTGGACGTGGCGCGGCGATCGCTTCTTCAAAGCGATCAAGTGAAGCTCTCTGCTGAACTCAAAGCGTTCGAGAAACGCCTTGGTTATACGTTCGAGGCACCCAGGCTGCTGAGCGAAGCGGTAACCCACGCCTCGATGTCTACGGCAAACCGTGACGACAATCAGCGCTTGGAGTTTCTGGGCGACCGTGTTCTGGGTCTGGTAATGGCAGAGGCGCTGTTGGCGCTCGATACAAAAGCCTCAGAGGGTCAGTTGGCCCCGCGCTTTAACGCTCTGGTGCGCAAAGAAGCCTGCGCCGATGTTGCGCGTGAGATCGACATCGGCGCAGTGTTGCGGCTTGGTCGGTCCGAGATGCTGTCAGGCGGGCGGCGCAAGCAGGCGCTACTGGGCGATGCCATGGAGGCGGTGATTGCGGCGGTTTACCTTGACGGTGGCTTTGACGCGGCACGCGCGTTGGTGTTGCGTTTGTGGGGTTCGCGGACGACGTCTGTCAAAGAGGACGCGCGCGATGCTAAAACATCCTTGCAGGAGTGGGCGCAGGCCCGCGGGCTAGAGCCACCTGCCTACGTATTGACGAAGCGGAGCGGACCGGACCACGCTCCGATATTCACAATCGCAGCGCGCTTGTCCACTGGACAGACCGCAAGTGCGACAGCGGGCGCCAAGCGCGCCGCAGAACAAGACGCCGCAGCATCGCTGCTGGCGCAATTGGAGCGAGACACATGACCGAAACACCGACACGCGCGGGGTTTGTTGCCCTGATCGGAGAGCCCAACGCAGGCAAGTCGACGCTTTTGAACCGGATGGTTGGTGCGAAAGTCTCAATCGTCACGCATAAGGTGCAGACAACGCGTGCGCGCATCCGTGGTGTCGCGATGCAGGGTGACAGCCAGATTGTTTTTGTGGATACGCCGGGCCTGTTTCAACCGCGTCGCCGGTTGGACCGCGCGATGGTTGCCGCAGCGTGGGGCGGTGCATCGGACGCTGATCTGGTGGTGCTTCTGGTAGAAGCGCAGCGCGGAGTAACCGAAGGTGTCGAACGTATTCTGGCGCGTCTGAACGAGATTGGTGAGAACGCCCGTGTAGCGCTTGCCATCAACAAGATTGACCGTGTAGAGGCGCCTGTTCTTTTGGGACTAAGCCAGAAGCTGAATGAGGCCTATCCTTTCGTAGAGACCTTCATGATTTCGGCTGAAAAGGGTCATGGCGTAGAGGCTTTGCGCACGTGGCTGGCCGGCGAAGTGCCCGAGGGGCCATGGCTGTATCCAGAAGATCAGATCGCTGATCTGCCTATGCGGATGATCGCCGCCGAAATGACGCGGGAAAAGCTGACTTTGCGCCTGCATCAAGAGCTTCCCTATCAGTTGACGGTAGAAACGGAAAACTGGGAAGAACGCAAGGACGGGTCAGCGCGGATTGACCAGCTGATCTATGTTATGCGGGATGGCCACAAGGGAATTGTTCTTGGCAACAAAGGTGAGACAATCAAAGCTGTCAGCAAAGCTGCGCGTGAAGAAATGGAGGAGTTTCTAGGGCGCAAAGTGCATCTTTTCTTGCAGGTGAAGGTTCGTCCGAACTGGCTTGAAGAGGCAGAGCGTTATTCCGAGATGGGGCTGGAGTTCAAGGACGGCAACCAATGACCCGCAACATCGCGTGCGATTGTGGATCTGTTATGATTGAGGGGGCGTCGTGCCCCGTCTGACGGCAAGGTTTTGGGTGGATGCCTATCTGGCACGCCTTCGTACGTTTGATATTCCCGCATTTGTCGTAGCGCACGGAGACGACACCGGTGGTGCTGTGTTGGTAAAGCTTGCCACACTGGACGGAAATGCGACCGTCTTTCAACGCTCCTTTGATCTGATGAGCGGTGATAGGGTTTGGGTCGAACTTGCAAAAGGTCCAGAGCCCGAGGTGGACGAAGCGGTGGGCAAGCAGCGTGGATTCGACCCTGATCTTTGGGTGATTGAGGTGGAAGATCGCGCAGGTCGGCATCTGCTGGATCAAGAGGGTCTTGGCTAATGGAGTGGCGCGATCAGGGCATTTTGCTGAGTACGCGCCGCCATGGAGAGACATCGGCGATCATTGAGATGTTCACGCCTACGCAAGGGCGCCACGCGGGCGTTGTGCGCGGTGGGACAAGTCGGAAAATCGCCCCCATTTTGCAGCCCGGCGCGCAGTTGGACGTGACTTGGCGCGCGCGGCTTGAAGATCACATGGGGGCGTTCACTGTTGAGCCCGTCCGCAGCCGCGCCGCGATAGCGATGGGGGGACGGCTAGCATTGGCTGGGCTGAATGCGGTAACAGGGTTGGTCAGTTTCAGTCTGCCCGAACGTGAGGTGCATTTGCCTCTTTATCGACGTACCGAAGCGTTGCTCGATCTGCTGGGCCAAGACGACATCTGGCCGTTGGCATATCTTCGTTGGGAGCTGAACCTGCTGGAAGAGCTTGGTTATGGTCTTGATCTGGAAAGCTGCGCTGTGACCGGAGCGACAGAGGGATTGGCCTATGTCTCGCCCAAATCGGGGCGGGCGGTGTCACGCGAAGGTGCGGGTGAATGGGCTGAACGGCTATTGCCCTTACCGGATGTCTTGCGGGGGATCGGTGATGCAAACGACGCAGAGATCGCGCAAAGCTTTAAAACAACTGGCTACTTTCTGACGCATCATCTTGCTACGGGTTTGGGCGGTAGGCCGCTACCGCAAGCGCGCGCGCGCTTTGTTGAGGCGTTCAGTCGATCGCTTTGAAAACCATTTTGGTGCCGTCCGGGCTGGTGAGCACCAAAGTTCCGTCTTCGACTTTTGAGGTGGTCGCGGTTTCGAGCGCCGAGAGAAATGCGACTTCGGCTTCCATTTCAGGGCATCCCCTGCGGGTGCTTCCGATGGGGCCGGCATCAAAGGTCGGGTAGGGGGTCTTCATGCCGCCGAAGTAGCGGTTGCAAGGACCTTCGCCCGCGATTTCACCAGCTTTTGGAAAGGTCAGAGTTGCATGTGCTGGAAAGGTGGTGCCGTTGAACTGTTTCAGCAGCCAAACGCGATCAGCGCCACCATAAATCCGCTGAAAGTCGTCGGCGCGGCAGGCTGTCAGTGAGACAGCCAGCAGAAAAATCGCAACAAGAAGCTTCATGATAGAGCAAGTACCGTATCTACAAGAGCATCAAAGGCGATATGGGTATCGGCCTCTGCCTTGATTTGTGGCAAACCGATAAGCGCGGCCAGCATTGATTGACCGAAGGCAGGATTGCGCAATCCAATCTGGTTAAGCAGATGCTGGAGATAGGTCAGCCGTTCTGCATCTACTTCAGCCACGGCAACGGCAACGATAGAATCGCTTCGCGACCAAACGCGCATCGCAGCTTCGGTTTGATTATCCAGAATACTGTGCCCAAACGCGCGCAGAGCGGAGGCTGCGCTGTCCCCTGTCTTCAAACGCTTCATCACATCGGAAAGGGCGTTCGTATGCCACTGGCGCACAAGCGCCGCGTGATACGTAGGTACGTCCTTGAAATGCCAATAAAATGAGCCCTTGGTGGTGCCAAGGCGGCGTGCCATTGGTTCAGCGGCTAGACACGCTGGACCTTCGGCACAAAGTGCCGCGAATCCAGCATTTATCCATTTTTCCGGCGAGAGGCGCGTGCTTGTCATACCGTAGGGGGTATGCGCAGGCGGGGCGCGCCGCAAGGGGGCGCCCCGCTGTTGTCGGCAAAGATTAGCCCAAGATACGGCGCGCGATAACCTGTGCCTGAATTTCAGCCGCACCCTCGAAGATGTTCAGGATGCGCGCATCACACAGGACGCGGCTGATTTTGTACTCTAGGGCAAAGCCGTTACCGCCGTGGATTTGTAGACCGTTATCGGCTGCAGCCCAAGCCACACGCGCGCCAAGCAGTTTCGCCATACCGGCTTCCACATCACAGCGGCGACCCTCGTCTTTTTCGAAGGCAGAGAAATAGGTGAGCTGACGCGCCACCATGATCTCAACTGCCATCATGGCCAGTTTGCTGGAAACCCGCGGGAAGTTGATCAGCGCCTTGCCGAACTGTTTGCGGTCAAGCGCGTACTGCATGGAGATATCAAGCGCGGATTGCGCAACACCGATGGCGCGAGCGGCGGTTTGAATGCGCGCGCTTTCGAAGGTCTCCATCAATTGTTTGAAGCCTTTGCCTTCTTCTCCACCAAGAAGGTTCTCGCCTTTGACCTCAAACCCGTCGAACGCCAGTTCATATTCCTTCATGCCACGGTAACCGAGCACTTCGATTTCACCGCCGGTCATACCGTCGGTCGGGAAAGGATTTTCGTCGGTACCCGGCGTCTTTTCGGCCAAGAACATCGACAGACCTTTGTAGTCGGTTGTCTCAGGGTCTGTGCGCGCCAGCAAAGTCATTACGTGAGTACGCGCGGCGTGGGTGATCCACGTCTTGTTGCCGGTGACTTTGTAGGTCTCGCCTTCTTTTACGGCGCGTGTTCGCAGTGAACCTAGGTCGGACCCTGTATTCGGCTCCGTAAAAACGGCGGTCGGCAGTGTTTCTGCGCTTGCTATGCGTGGCAGCCATTTTTGCTTTTGCTCGTCAGTGCCGCCGGCAATAATAAGCTCTGCTGCGATTTCGGAGCGTGTGCCAAGCGAGCCAACCCCGATATAGCCGCGCGAGAGTTCTTCTGACACAACGCACATGGACGCTTTGGACAAGCCGAAGCCGCCGAATTCTTCCGGAATGGTCAGGCCAAAAACGCCCATCTCAGCAAGATCATCGATGATCTCCATCGGGATCAGTTCATCTTTGAGGTGCCATTCGTGGGCAAATGGTTCGACC is drawn from Sulfitobacter sp. S223 and contains these coding sequences:
- a CDS encoding NYN domain-containing protein; this translates as MFYKDERLALFIDGSNLYAAGKTLGFDIDYKLLRSEFMRRGKLLRAFYYTALLENDEYSPIRPLVDWLHYNGYSMVTKAAKEYTDSMGRRKVKGNMDIELAVDAMELAPHLDHIVIFSGDGDFRPLVESLQRQGVRVSVVSTIRSQPPMISDELRRQADNFIELDDLRDVIGRPPREVPDNTPTT
- the folK gene encoding 2-amino-4-hydroxy-6-hydroxymethyldihydropteridine diphosphokinase, which encodes MGKIVDRSAAADISYLIALGSNVGVDEIGPAEVLERALISLRDRGFVIRAQSRFFQTPAFPEGSGPDFVNAAAVLGSAWSPDRALLELHAVEADLGRRRELRWGARTLDLDMIAAEDLVLPNAQTHQYWREMPLETQKSAAPEELILPHPRLAERAFVLVPMLDVAPDWRHPVTGLSIKQMHDALPQAMRDEVLAL
- the rpoZ gene encoding DNA-directed RNA polymerase subunit omega; translated protein: MARVTVEDCVDKVPNRFELVMLAAHRAREISAGSAVTVDRDNDKNPVVSLREIADETQSADDLRERLIESNQNQIEVDEPEEDAMAILMGAEQDKPEEDSMSEEMLLRQLMAAQGQG
- a CDS encoding bifunctional (p)ppGpp synthetase/guanosine-3',5'-bis(diphosphate) 3'-pyrophosphohydrolase yields the protein MTTTADDLVTLVRGFNPKTNEASIRAAYAYGERMHEGQFRHSGEPYFTHPVAVAAILASQQLDDATIITALLHDTIEDTPASYAEVQEKFGKEVAELVDGVTKLTNLQLNSSETKQAENFRKLFMAMSKDLRVILVKLSDRLHNMRTIKAMRPEKQAQKARETMDIYAPLAGRMGMQWMREELEDLAFRVLNSEARHSIMRRFIMLQKETGDVISRITTDMRKELAKAGMEAEVFGRAKKPYSIWRKMEEKEQSFSRLSDIYGFRVITDSEEDCYRALGAIHRRWRAVPGRFKDYISQPKTNGYRSIHTTVSGRDGKRVEVQIRTRQMHDVAETGVAAHWSYRDGVRSKNPFAVDPVKWIAQLTEQFNGEDDHEDFLEAVKLEMYTDKVFCFTPKGEVIKLPRGATPIDFAYAIHTRIGSACVGAKIDGLRVPLWTRVKNGQSVEIITAEGQTPQATWLDIATTGKAKTAIRRSLREVDRARFIKLGRELARSAFEHVGKRATDKVLATAARALRVGGVDNLLEQLGSSNRTGREVVSAVYPELGLVTGEEVDRKRAVIGLEPGQSFDRASCCEPLPGERIVGITFRGKGVTLHAIDCDRLSDYEEQPDRWLDLRWHDGSHPAVYGATLELTVANDRGVLGRICTLIGEAGANIADLNFVERKQDFFRVLVHVELRDAAQLHSLMLTLEAENDVAAINRYRNVHAVGDSVAAGGHLP
- a CDS encoding DUF2062 domain-containing protein yields the protein MIFKRRDPKSLGRAMAEFLWPRGGWARAFHYVKHRMRRLPDSPERIARGIWAGVFITFTPLFGMHFLFAVLIAKAMKGNILASLMATFVGNPLTFLFIALSSLKSGHWILGTELQEGELRALSRKFSDAGSDLWHNVISIFTSDNMDWSGLAIFSRDVFYPYLIGGIVSGIFFATLGYYLAVPVLRAYQKRRRGLIKAKFEALKAKTAAKAEEKKLAAKDKKERANG
- a CDS encoding pyridoxine 5'-phosphate synthase, which produces MADKSKLRLGVNIDHVATVRNARGGNTPDPLRAARIAQEAGADGITAHLREDRRHISDADIEGLMEILTVPLNFEMAATQEMQEIALRHKPHAVCIVPEKREERTTEGGLEVAREENRLAHFIAPLREAGSRVSIFIAAEQRQIEAAHRIGAQVIELHSGAYCDAYHEGRFEQAELELGKLRDMSTFAHDLGLEVHVGHGLTYDTVTPVAAFPEVMELNIGHFLIGEAIFLGLEPAIAEMRRLMDEARAV
- the acpS gene encoding holo-ACP synthase, with product MILGIGTDLANIERIQGTLDRFGDRFRNRVFTPIEQAKAERRVDVAGTYAKRWAAKEACSKALGTGLRMGISWRDMAVSNLHTGQPVMEVTGWAADRLATMTPEGHEAIIHVTLTDDHPWAQAFVVIEARQLG
- the lepB gene encoding signal peptidase I; this encodes MAKTEKTGNPIVETIKTVVYALLIAGVFRTLFFQPFWIPSGSMKETLLIGDFVFVNKMAYGYSYASCPSVIIPSVGINVDAKKLCGVFDGDNTRLFGSEPERGDVVVFRHPISGRDYIKRLIGLPGDQIQITDGIVQINGVAAPQEPAGNFEELMELQGPQGLRPRCANGAVGQGGICSKDRAIETLPNGVSHVVLNIGPQASDRTGVYTVPEGNYFFMGDNRDNSADSRLAQTAGGVGFVPFENLIGRADRIVFSSGGRSMLFFWTWRGDRFFKAIK
- the rnc gene encoding ribonuclease III, with amino-acid sequence MKLSAELKAFEKRLGYTFEAPRLLSEAVTHASMSTANRDDNQRLEFLGDRVLGLVMAEALLALDTKASEGQLAPRFNALVRKEACADVAREIDIGAVLRLGRSEMLSGGRRKQALLGDAMEAVIAAVYLDGGFDAARALVLRLWGSRTTSVKEDARDAKTSLQEWAQARGLEPPAYVLTKRSGPDHAPIFTIAARLSTGQTASATAGAKRAAEQDAAASLLAQLERDT
- the era gene encoding GTPase Era, with the protein product MTETPTRAGFVALIGEPNAGKSTLLNRMVGAKVSIVTHKVQTTRARIRGVAMQGDSQIVFVDTPGLFQPRRRLDRAMVAAAWGGASDADLVVLLVEAQRGVTEGVERILARLNEIGENARVALAINKIDRVEAPVLLGLSQKLNEAYPFVETFMISAEKGHGVEALRTWLAGEVPEGPWLYPEDQIADLPMRMIAAEMTREKLTLRLHQELPYQLTVETENWEERKDGSARIDQLIYVMRDGHKGIVLGNKGETIKAVSKAAREEMEEFLGRKVHLFLQVKVRPNWLEEAERYSEMGLEFKDGNQ
- a CDS encoding DUF1491 family protein, with protein sequence MPRLTARFWVDAYLARLRTFDIPAFVVAHGDDTGGAVLVKLATLDGNATVFQRSFDLMSGDRVWVELAKGPEPEVDEAVGKQRGFDPDLWVIEVEDRAGRHLLDQEGLG
- the recO gene encoding DNA repair protein RecO, whose translation is MEWRDQGILLSTRRHGETSAIIEMFTPTQGRHAGVVRGGTSRKIAPILQPGAQLDVTWRARLEDHMGAFTVEPVRSRAAIAMGGRLALAGLNAVTGLVSFSLPEREVHLPLYRRTEALLDLLGQDDIWPLAYLRWELNLLEELGYGLDLESCAVTGATEGLAYVSPKSGRAVSREGAGEWAERLLPLPDVLRGIGDANDAEIAQSFKTTGYFLTHHLATGLGGRPLPQARARFVEAFSRSL
- a CDS encoding META domain-containing protein, coding for MKLLVAIFLLAVSLTACRADDFQRIYGGADRVWLLKQFNGTTFPAHATLTFPKAGEIAGEGPCNRYFGGMKTPYPTFDAGPIGSTRRGCPEMEAEVAFLSALETATTSKVEDGTLVLTSPDGTKMVFKAID
- a CDS encoding TetR/AcrR family transcriptional regulator; protein product: MARRLGTTKGSFYWHFKDVPTYHAALVRQWHTNALSDVMKRLKTGDSAASALRAFGHSILDNQTEAAMRVWSRSDSIVAVAVAEVDAERLTYLQHLLNQIGLRNPAFGQSMLAALIGLPQIKAEADTHIAFDALVDTVLALS